In Lolium rigidum isolate FL_2022 chromosome 7, APGP_CSIRO_Lrig_0.1, whole genome shotgun sequence, the DNA window CGCACCCAGAATGCGCCTCCATGgggaaggctgtgaggcacacggtgCACCCTGTGCACCTGCTCACCCTCCGCTGCCGTCGCCGTACGATCAAGTGTGTTATACGTACGACTGCAACATCAGCGGGCACTCGCTTCACTACGACCCCTGTCGGTTCAATATACACCTCCCATGCACGCCATGGTGGATCTGGGGCCATAACAACACTTGTTCACCCATGACCCATGTAAGCTCGCCTGCAAGGACGCGATTAAGGGCAACAGCCCATTCTGCCTCTGCTCTTGTGCAACCAAGGGGCGAATGCCGCAGTAATGGTGTGCGGAGTATCATCATATGGTCCACCCTTCTCAACGATAATCTTATCATTAGGCAAAGTGCAAACGTTGTTGCGGAACCTTTTGATCTTGTGGGTAGACAGGTAATATACTGTCGATTGAAGGCATGGTTGTGCTTTACTAATACCAGCATGAACAGTATACCTTGATGTATGGTGTCTTTCCGGGAAGACCCTAAGGGTGTTATCAAGAGGATCCATTATCACAGATTAAGAATGCTCTGGAAAACTAGGGAAATAAATATATCACTTATCAATTGGCCAACTATATGTTTGTCTAAGGAGGCCTTGGCATTTTGGATTTACAAACCAGGAATAAGAGTTTGATGTGCAAATGGCTTCAGAAACTATTGGAAAAAATTTCCGGGAAGAAATATTTACAGAAGCAAATTCTGTGACAAATGGAGTCATACTTCTGGCATGGTAATGTGGGGTGAATCACAAATTCCAAAGATATACCGAGAGGAAAATTGGAAATGGAGCTAGAACCTTATTCCGAGAGAACAGCTGCGTTTATGGAGCATCTATGGCTTCACGACTTCCAAGGTTGTACAACATCACCTTCACTAAGCAGGTGACTGTCATTATGGCAAAAGAAACAGGTTGAGGCAGTTTCAATTCAGAAGAACTTTGTTGTGTGAGACTGCAGAACTTTGTTGTGTGAGACTACAGAATATGGTAGAAGGGATACAACTGACAAAACAAGAGATACATTCAGGTGGAAGATAAGAAAAAAAGCTGAGTTTTCAGTGAGATTCTTTTATCTGCAGCTGATGACAATAGCTTTGGTGGACTACAGGCATGTGTGGCAGCTGAAAAATATTCTTGAAATCAAAATAAATCTTGTGGGTGATGCCTAAGCGTAGAATCCTAACCAAGAATGCCATGTACAACTTTCTGTTGAACAGGTACAGCTTCAAATCAAAAATATTCTTGAAATCAAAAACAGTTTCTGTTGAACATGATGGTCATGAAACGAGTAAAAGGATGAACACAATGTACAACTTCACATGTTTGTTGTTTGATATCTAACCTGCATTATTCTCTAGAAAAACAAGGATGAATGCTTCACAAGTACACTGGCCGTAGACGACTCCCAGGCAAGCGTACATTTCTCCACAATTTTCACCTTCCAGAGAGGACAAATGCGATGTACAACTTCACAAGTACACCGTACGTACTCTACACAGGCATTACAAGCGTACAATTATCCACAAGTTTCACCTTCCAGTGAGGGATCCAGAGCTCATGGAGCAGAAGCTCTTGTGCTGCACAGCCCCTCCCGTGAAGAGCAACCCGACGTCCGGCAGCTCCATCTCCTGTTGTGTGCCGCCTGGAGGCCAGACAAATGCAGGCTTATTCAACGGGGGCTCCAGCACTGGGACACTGTCAATCAGCACTTGCACGGCCATCCTCATGGACGGCCTCTCCCTAGGGTTCGGGTGGCAGCATGCCAGCGCCAGCCTCACTGTGCAGTCCACCTGTGCCTGGTCAAACTCGCCATCGAGCAAGGGGTCTGCGGCATGCAACGCCTTCCCCTGGCTGTAGAGATTCCATGTCCAGTCTACAATGTAGATGGGCATAGGTTGTTGCCCTCGCTCCGTCGACTCGTTGTTGTCGTCGTTGTGGTACAGGTACATCACGGAGCTGCTCGGGCTCTTCCCGCTAATCACCTCCATGATGAAGACTCCGAACGCGTACACGTCCGTGTCGAGGCTGGCACGGCCAGTGAAGAAGCTCTCGTAGGCCATGTAGGCGCGAGTGCCTGCCACCGCCTGTGTCGAGTGGTGAGTGACTCCATCGTGCTGGATGACACGTGCGAGCCCGAAGTCACCCAAACGTGCATTATACTCCTCGTCGAGCATCACGTTGCTGGCCTTTACGTCCCTGTGGAGGATCCGCTTGCTGCTTCCGTGGTGCAGGTAGTCCATCGCTGATGCCACACCACATATTAGCTTGTACCGCCGTTCCCATGTCAGCTCAGGAGAGCTCACTCTGGCACTGCCGTACAAGAGCTTGTCCAGGCTGCCCATGGGAAAGTACTCGTACACAAGGAGCAGCTCACCTCCCCCGTGACACCAGCCGATGAACTTTACAAGGTTGCGGTGGGAGAGCTTACTGATCGTGTTTACCTCGGCGATGAATTCCTGCTCTCCTCGTCCTCGGTTAGACTTGGAGTTATTTGTTGACACCCGCTTCACGGCGACCTCCAAGTTCATCCTACTGATGTAGCCAAGGTAAACGGTTCCAAAGCCACCTCTGCCGAGCTTACGGGTAGCACTGAAATTGGAAGTTGCATGCCTCAGCTCCTTGAGCTTAAATCTGACCGGACCATGCGCATCAATCATCTTCTCTAGATTACGGTAGGCATGCCTTCTCTGCCGAGTCAGCTTTCTCCACATGAAAAGCACAATGAACAAACAGATAGAAAATAAAATCaaggtaccgagagccaaaagcaCCTTTCTCCATGTTCCGACCATGACATCGTCCTCTACTGTGGTGAAGTTCCAGGACTTTATCTGGTTCAGTTGGGTGAAGTCGCCAGTGGAACCTGCGAATACCAGATATATGTTGTCCGCCAGAAGTCGAGTTGATAGATCTATGTACAAACCTCCACTGGATTCATGCCGCCCAGTAGTGCTATATTGGACTAGGTCCACTCGAAAGAATTTTGATGTGCCATCGTATTCGATACAAACCCATACATCAGATCCACTTGCGAGGACGATGGACTGATTACTGAGCGGGTATTGCTGAACAGATTTGATGCTGTTGAAGTCAAATCCGAAATGGTTGCCGTTTAAGTCATCCTCGTTGCTCTTCTTCGTGTCGAATTCGACGGCTATCACTCGGTTCACCAGGGCGCCATCTGTCTGGTTGTTGCACACGCCCAGCCACTGGCCACTGCTGTTTCTGGGCAATAATGGTTTATTTGTGAGCATGAAGGCCATACCTTCTCCAGTCCCATTTTGGGGTAAGATGTTGAGCACGAACTCTGTCCTGAACGACGTGAGTGTCGTTCCCTTACTATTCCACAGCTTCAGAGTTTCCCTTGCGTAAACCACTCTTCCCGATCGGTGCATGATATCCCCGGTGTTAGGCGTGATTTGCAGGGATCCATTTGCGATTTCTGAGCCTGGACTGAAGTTGAAATCAACTATGTTACTTGTATTGAAGCTGGAGTAAGTGAATTGCAAACAACTGCAGGTTCTGCCTAGGATGACAGCAGCTGCATAGGCTATACAGGAAAGGCTCAACATTCTGTTGGTATTGGGAACTATCATGGCTAAATGGTTCGTAGCTTCTTGCAACCTCCCCAAAGAAATAGAAGAAGATGCGAGCTAATCTAGTCCACAATGGTTGGCTTTTCAATTCCGGGGAGTAATTGATAGCCATGTAAGAGGCACAGTCAATTGGAATCGTCA includes these proteins:
- the LOC124670757 gene encoding probable L-type lectin-domain containing receptor kinase S.5, with product MADSELLPHDPGKRLPIVSPGSEIANGSLQITPNTGDIMHRSGRVVYARETLKLWNSKGTTLTSFRTEFVLNILPQNGTGEGMAFMLTNKPLLPRNSSGQWLGVCNNQTDGALVNRVIAVEFDTKKSNEDDLNGNHFGFDFNSIKSVQQYPLSNQSIVLASGSDVWVCIEYDGTSKFFRVDLVQYSTTGRHESSGGLYIDLSTRLLADNIYLVFAGSTGDFTQLNQIKSWNFTTVEDDVMVGTWRKVLLALGTLILFSICLFIVLFMWRKLTRQRRHAYRNLEKMIDAHGPVRFKLKELRHATSNFSATRKLGRGGFGTVYLGYISRMNLEVAVKRVSTNNSKSNRGRGEQEFIAEVNTISKLSHRNLVKFIGWCHGGGELLLVYEYFPMGSLDKLLYGSARVSSPELTWERRYKLICGVASAMDYLHHGSSKRILHRDVKASNVMLDEEYNARLGDFGLARVIQHDGVTHHSTQAVAGTRAYMAYESFFTGRASLDTDVYAFGVFIMEVISGKSPSSSVMYLYHNDDNNESTERGQQPMPIYIVDWTWNLYSQGKALHAADPLLDGEFDQAQVDCTVRLALACCHPNPRERPSMRMAVQVLIDSVPVLEPPLNKPAFVWPPGGTQQEMELPDVGLLFTGGAVQHKSFCSMSSGSLTGR